Below is a window of Phaeobacter piscinae DNA.
TTGGTCAGACGCTTTGACCACCACGAACGCCTCTTGCTCTGCCGGATCCCGGTGAATAGAGGCGTTGCCATTTCTGGGCGGCCACAGTTTCGCTGCCTCCCGCTGGTTTCCAGACTGATCCCTGTGAAACCCGATGTACATCTGCGCCGAACGCCAAGTCCGGCTCAATCCTTCAGACAACATGTTCATGACTGCCAATCCTCATACAGCAAGCCCGGGACTCTGCGAAACTCTTTGACGTTGTGGGTGATCAGCACCAAAGACCGGGAAACCGCCTGCCCCGCAATCAGCACATCATAGGGGCCAATCGGATTGCCCTGCCGTTTCAGCTCTGCCCGGATCTCGCCTGCCGCCCTGCCGTCGCTTTCTGAGAAATCCAGAACTTCAAACCGAAGCGCCTCAATGCGTGCAAGGTTGGCGTCAACCTTCTGGCTCTTATAAGCGCCGAAATACAGCTCGTGCATCACAACAGACGGGACGCCAAAGTCCCTGGGCGCGAATTCGGAAAGCCGCTCGATGACATTGCTGTTTCCAGCGATGATGGCGATGATAGCATTGGTGTCGAGCAGGAACTTCATTCGAAAACGTCCAGTCCTGGCCGGTCTTGCTGCGGCACTTCTTCAGTTGCTGCATCCACAGCATCTTGATCCAAAGGCCCGAGTTCGTGCAGCTCCTTCAGCCACCCCCAGCCCTCTTCGATCGGCTCCAGGATGACTTTGCCGCCCTCCGCCCGAATACGGACTTCATCGGTGCTGAAACGAAATTCCTTAGGAAGCCGCACCGCCTGGGAACGACCTGTCATGAAAACCTTTGCTCTCGATGGTTCAGTGGTATTTGGCATCGCGCGCCCCTCTTGATATGTACCAATAATATATACCAACTGCCAGAGAACTCAAGCAACAACGCTCTTAAGAGTGTGGAAATATCGTCATTTCTCAGCAAACCGACAGATCCAAAACTCTAGAAAGTTCGCACCACCCGGTGAGGAATCTGGTATGTCGCTGGAGTCTCAGGCTTCAACCGATCATCAGGGCGATATTCACCTCTGTGTCCTCCTCGGGTAAACACTGATAGAGAAGGAAGGGATCCTACCCTGAACATCTCACTAGCGGCACGGATGAATGACACAAACACGATTTAGATGCAGGCATTGTGGAAAGCTTTCATCTGGTCGCAGACCACAAACAGGCCGTTTTGCTACAGATTGGTCCTTTCGCTACCCTCGGCTCCACAAAATTGACGGCAGGGTATGCCCAGGGGTTTACGAAGAAGCCGATTGGGTAGGCCCATTTGCCGCCAAGGAAAGAGGGCCGGAACGAATCCCGCGAGATATCGAGACCACCACTGTAGGTCCGAACCCACCATTTGGATTGATGGTTGCCAGTGATCTCATGAAGTACCGTAAGGGAAAGGGAGCTGGCCGGTGTAGTTCTTTCGCAACCCTCCCCCCAAATTTGTCCTACTATCCAGATCAATACATAGAAGGCTGGCAAGATGGCAGAGACGAGAAACATTGGATTAGGACTTCAAAGAAGGAGCGCCGTGAAGAGATTTCCCAGTCTCGCAAAATGTTTCAGAGCTTCCTAACGATCAAGGAAGAGCTTCACCAACGAGGCTCCAGCTTCAAAGAAATCGGGCGTGATCTTGGTTTCTCGCCGGGCATAGTTCGCGATACGGCCATGGGGCTCAGAATGAATGCTAGTGTTGCCGAAGCGATTTCACAAAGACTTGGCGAACCGAAATCGGAAATTTGGCCTTACTACTACCGTGACAATGAACAGAAGCTGAAGCGCAAGCCGATTAAGCAATAGCCCTTCAGTCCGAGAGGAAGTGACGTTGCGAGTTCTAATGCCGCCAATTTTTCCGGCCATACTTCCGACCGGCGACAGTTAGACGGTCATGTCCATCTATCGGCACGTCCTCATGAACAAGGCGGCCGTCTCTGTCGATCCGGTAGATACTGGCAGTCGTGTCATCGCACCCGAAGCCGTAGATCACAAACTGCCAATCCCCCCTGCCCTGCTCGCGGACCTGGTAGTATCCCCCGAAGTTTCGGCACTGGTATTCCCCGGCCCACCATTGCGCGCCAGGCATTGCTTTTTCTGTCTCGGTCATTGGAATGAGATCAAGCTGGCTCATGACTGGCCTCCCTAGAATTCAAAGGTCACATCGCCGTTGGGAAGAATTTTCCCGATTGCGTAAGTCAGGCGGCTCCTTTCTTCCTCTGCCTCGTCCTGCAACCCTTGCCATTGCTCATAGAGGTGCGTTTGACAGTCGGATTTGCAGCTGACGGGCCGGTCCATGCTGTCGAAAATCTGGTACTTGGGCTGCGGAACCTCGGCAAGCGGAGTGCTGTTCGGCGTCCAAGGTTCTGGAGGCCAGACGCGACCGTTATAGCTGATGTGTGCGATGTGTTCGCCGCTGTCAGAAAAGACCTCGGCGCATCCAAATTGCGAATGTCCGAGGCCCGCCTTGTCCCGCGCCTCGATGTAGGCTCGCTGGCACTCGCCCAAGTTTTCCTTGCCGCGGATCCACTTGATGCCGGGCACGGCGACCTCGCGCCCGGCATGAATCTCGAACCGCACCGCAAGGGTGCTTCCATTGCAGCTCTGCCCGCTCATGCCGCCAGTTCCCCCGTCTTGATAAAACGCATAGGGTCTCTTTCAACGATCTGACACTGGCCCTCGGTATGGCCTTTGGAAATTGCCTTGGCCCGCATCCCTGCCAGATTGACCGGCAGAATAGCCGCGCCCTGTGAGAGCGCGACTGCGTAGGTGTAGAGGTGTGTTTCCCAATGGCGCTTCATGCCGACACCTCAGCGCTGAACACTACGGTTTCGCCTTCGACCTTGTAAGGCACGGCCTTGGACAGCAGTTGCTCAATGGCGGCGGCCGGGACGTCGGCAAAGGTCGCACTGACGATCTGAAGCATCCGCTGCCGATTTTCCTCAAAGGAATAGGCGTTGATGGCCCACGCGATAACGCCGGGGGTGTGAACTGCAGGGGAAGAACCAAGCTGGTAGGTGGTTGTCATTTGAGCGCTCCCTATATTTGGTGCAAGAAAATCAAGGCTGGATGCAGGACAGCCGCCGAAGGCGCCTGCCCCTGCATCCCTGCCTCGTGGCGAACAGCGGTTGGGGGCGAGACAAGCGCGCGAACCGCAGGACGGAGGAAAATTTGTCCCGCGAGGAATGGGCCAAAGGCCCAGGGGAAATTTTCCTTTGGGCGAGGAACTTGCGCGCTTGTCCGAGGGGGAAGGCAGCGTCTTCCCCCTAACCAGGGGGCGTTCGGCTTGTCCGAATCCCCCCTGCCCTACCGGTGAGAATGTCTGGGCCGGGGTGAGCGGGCGCAGCCCGTCGATCCCCTGCCCTGGCTAGATCAACTATGTGATCAGCGGTTTCGCTGATCTCTTGTTCCTGATGCCCGTCCTGTAGCAAACAATTGGGCGGCCGGAGCCGCCCAATTCTGGACTTCAGGAGCTGGCATCCTTCTTCGGGAAAGCAACCATGTCCACGTTCGGGAACATATCGTGTTTGACGGTGATCGCGGTGATGTTGCCCTTCTCGTCGGTGCTGACGAAGGCAACACCGCAGCGGTTCCAGTAAGTCTTGCCGTCTTTTTCGTTTGCCTTGACGTTAAGGTTCAGAGTTTGAGAAGGCATTTTGTGATCCTCGCTTTGAGTGTTTCGATGAACATGGAGGAAGCGGGCTCAAAGGGGATGTCAGCTGAAAATTTGATCCGCGAGGAATGGGCCTTAAGCCCAGGGGAAATTTTCAGTTGAAGCAAAGCGATCATTCCCGGCTGCCCGCTTAGTGTTCATCTTTGAGAAACACAGATTGGCGAGGATCCTTATGGCTTTGGTCTGAAGTTGCGTCTCGGAGGCTGAAGGCAAGACTTGCTGGAACTGCGGTAGAATTATGAGAGTCCAGCGGCGGTGAATAGGGCAACATCACCGCGATCACCTTGAGCGCGCCTTTTTCAACCGTAACCTGGTTGCCTTCCAGACTTAGGGACAGCTGAAAACACGGTCAGGCAGGTAGCCGCAGGCCAATCATTAACAGGTAACACATAACAGAGAACTGTTATTGGTATCCGTTCTCCAGGCTGCTTGCAGCCTGCGCAATGCGATCGTCACCCGAAGGGCCGATACAGCCGAGTGGAAACGACCATGGCGCAAAACGCGTCAGCTGGCCCTTTGGGACAGATGAGGTGTTATTGCCCCAGGGAGTTCCACACGGTTGGATCGGTGGAGCGCCGCCTGCGGCGCGGAATAGAGCGCGGTCCCGCGTTCACGCGGGATGCGCCCCGAAACCAAGTCGATGCTAAACTAGTGCCAAATCCGGAAAGGCAGAACCCATACCCCATAACCCTTACCCCTCAACTCCTAACTCCTAACTCCTAACTCTTAACTCCTAACTCTTAACTCCTAACTCTTAACTATTAACCATTAACTCTTAACTCTTACCTGTTAATTGATCCTTTTCTTTAACTCAAACCCGGTCCACAATGTTGCAAAATATTATTTGTTTACAGCACGTTAAAGAGTGACCCTGCCCAATATCAGCGGTCTCATGTGACCACCACGCTATAGTCTCAATGGCACACAGCAGACAACAACGCATAACAGTTTACACATAACTATTAACACCTTATAGGTGAACAAGGCAAAAAGAGGATCGAGCAGTGACCCAAGTAATCAGCGTTGTTCAAGAGAAAGGCGGGGCAGGGAAGTCTACCCTCCTCATAGCAATTGCATCACTAATGGTAGCGGATGGCGCCAAAGTGGCCGTCATCGACACAGACCCACAACATACCCTTTCGGATTGGGCCAAAAAAGAAAGCACCGACGTTGACTGGGCGGTTGAGGAAGACGACGAACGGCTAATTCCAACACTTCGCGCTCTCAAGAAGAGCGAGCCGGCTTACGATGCGATTTTCGTGGACACCGCCGGTTTCAAGTCGGCTATGGCTGTTTATGCGATCAACGCATCCGGCCTGGTCTTGATCCCTTCGAAAGCCACTGAAACCGATGCCAAAGGTGCAATCAAGACATTTAGGCATGTGACCAGTGTGGCGGACTCGATGGATAAATACATTCCTGCCTATGTCGTCATGATGGACGTGGATCCGGCAACCAATATCACAGCGGCTACCTTGGAATCCCTGGATGACCTTAAGATACCCAGGCTAAAAGCCATGTGTGCGCACCGAACAGGCTTCAAGGAAATGATGAGCACAGGCCGAGGACCCGAGGGTTCAGCAAAGAGGTCGGCACAAACTGTGTTGGCTGAAATGCAGATGGGTGGTCTGATCGATTTCTACGGAGGCAAAGATGGCAAAGCTTAAAGTTGACCTGGGCCTTGATGATACCCACGAGGAGAAACCTGACGCGGAGGCAGAAATTCTCCGCCAGCTTTCAGCTTCTTTGCCAAGCCCATCTAAAGCTAAGACCGGATCGCTAAAGACTGCCCCGCGCGTTCAGTTCGCATTTTCCAACGTCCCTAAGCCGATCAAACAGGCATTCATTGATGCAGCCGAGGCTAAGGGCATGGGTATGAAAGAGTTTTTGTACCACTGCTTGCGGGCAGGAGGCGTTGATATCCCTCCAATGGAAGAAATAGACGGTCGCCGCAGGTAATAAGACATAACACATAATAGGTAACTGTTATGAGGCACCTTTGCAGCCTTCTTTTCGCCGCGCAGCGGCTCAGGCGCCGAAGGCGCCAGTCCAGGAGGGCAGGGCCTTTAGGCCATTCCCTCCTGTGACATCAGAAACGGCCCGCCTTTTCCTTCAGCCAACTGGCGGTAAAAAGGTAGCTGTTTCGGAAACTCACCCTCAAAAGAGGGTGAGCTGCTGACCGGAAATAGCTGGACTGTCGCCCAGAGTAGCAAGCCGGTTTTTCCGTTCGGCCTCGGCTTGTTGCTCTCGCTGGGCTGCTTCAGCTTCAGCTTGCTGTGCCTGTTCTTTCTGTTTGGCAAACGGATCTCCATTTGCCGCGAAAAACACAGGCGCGGCGGCGGTGTAGGCGCTGGTGAATACCTCAAGCGAAAGGCTATTGCCGCAAATGATCTTACCAGCCAGGCCACGCGCGGCGCATTGGACATAGCACATATGGAAAGTCGGCCGGGACAGCTCCACAGCTTCTACCCAAACAGAAGTTTCCAGCTTATGACCCTTGCCTTCGATGACGTCCGCGATCGCCATAAGCATTCCACCTGCGCCTGCAGCTGGTTCCTGAACGGTGATAAATCCCTGTTCGGCAAGCTTTTCGTCCACATCGGTTAGCGCGATTTCCGCCATCATGCGCGACACTTCGTAGGGCGTAAAAAACTGGCCAAGTCTAGCGTCCAGAACTTCCAGCTCACCGGCGGCCATGCCCAGAAAATCGCAACCACCATTGCCGATTTCACCAAGGGCGATCCCTACAATTTCAGGCATTTTGCGCACATCGTCCTTGTCTCGGTAACGGGCAACAACGCTCATATATTGGGCTTCCAGGGCTTCGCGCTGATCAGGAAACGGACTGGATTTCTTAGCCAGCGCGCAATAGCTCATTTCGCAGAAGTCAGCGAAAACCTCTCTTCGGTGCTTGGAACGGTCTATATCGTTAAGAAGGCGCACAAATTCCTTTACCGCCGGGTTCATTCCGCTGCCTCATTTGCGGCGGCCTGTTTAAGGTCTTTTTCCAGTTCGGCAGACGGTTCGATGATCGGAAATTCATAAGTTTTTACTTCTTGTCCGCAGTCTTCACAGACACAGCTGTCAAAGACTGCGGACAATTCCCAATCTTGAATTTCATTGAACCATACTGCTGTTGCATCGGCCTTTATGTTTTGGCCTCCGCATTTTCCGCAGTGAACAGAGACCGGGGCTTTACACGGCATTTTGCACTTTCCTGTGTGGCGGTCCCGTTTCGATCTGGATGCCGAATACTAGGGACAGGGGTTGCGGGAAGGACCGCGAAGCGGCCCTCTCCTGCAAACCCTGCTCCCGGCCGAGGGCAGGAGAGGGACCCGTCAAGCAGAGTGCCGGGCCGGAAGGGGAGGGGGATCACCCATCCTCGCAGCGCGGCGGAGCCGTGACCGAGGTTGGGGAAACCCCTTCCGGTCCGAATAGCGCTCTGCTTGACGGGGGAACCGGCGGTTCCCGGATCTCCCTGGGGCGTTCGGCTCTGCCGAATCCCACAGGGCACTATTGGGAAAGTGCCATGCCGCTACCGCGGCATGACCGCCGCTCATGTGATCGCCGTGCAAGCACGGGGATCTCCGCAAGAAAAAATGACCCCACCACAAGGGCGGGGCCAGTTGGTTCCTTCACCACAAAGGAAAATGATAACCAAATACGCGAACCCTGAACCTGGTCGCGCCCTGGGAAGAACTTTTGAACCAGCTTCAGAACAACGCCAGTTGTTCCGGCTGAGGGCGAATTCCAACACGTCCGCGGGGATCAATCATCCAGCCGCCGCCATCACGCTCAATGGAAGCATCCGGTCCATGTTGATCAATAAACACCCTGTCGGCCTCGGCCTTCCTGCTGGTGTGAAAATCGCTGGCCATATGGCCACTCGGTCGGCGGCACCAGTTTCCCGGCGCGCGGCCACAGTCGGGGCATCTAACCGTAAGAACTGGGTGCTTGTGTGCTGTGAAATCAGGCATGAATTCCCTCCTCCAATTCTCCGAGGCGCAGAAACAACTCTGAAGCCCGCACACGGTCCCGCATGGCTTCAGCCCGGTCTTTGTTCTTGGATGCCGCAGCTTGCAGATGATGATAGGCGGCATGGCGTTCGGCCAGAGGGTAAGCGTCCGGGTTCTCGGCAATGCTACGCGCCTGCAGGATCGTCACGAACAGGTCTGATGATGCGAACAGATTGGCTACCCGCGCTCCTGAAGCATCCGTGCGCGACAGAGGGAAGGGCGGTCGCTTCAGGTCAATTCTGCCACGGCTATAGCTGTGCAGAGTGCTCAGCAGATAGGACGGATCAGCAGGGTAGGGGGCGCAATTCCATGCCCTCCGAACGGCCCGGCGCTCACTGTCAGGCAGGGCGTCAATCATCCGGCGGGCTTTTCGCCACTCTCCAGCCCTTTCATTGCGTGCCCGAGCTTCCTGTTCTGCCCATCGCTGTGCACGTTCATACATCACCTGGTCTTCCGTTGGCTGTTCTTCAGCAATCTGGTTTGCGAAGAGAGGCAGGGATTCCCGCTCAAAACGCTGCTTTCGACGCAGAGCAGCCCGTTTTCTCGATGTGTCCGTAAACTCGTGGCGGGGCAAAGGCTTGAAACGCATCTGTCCAATCTCCAGCGGTGGGGCAGGGCGCTTCTGCGCCCCGCCGGTGTTGGTCAATCTTCGAAACAGGCAGGCACCCAAGCATCAACGCATTTCTTCTGATCTGCGGTGATGCCAGTTTTTTCCTGATAGTCTGCATCATTAAACAGTTTGTGCAGTTGCTCAGCCTTCTTCCCCTTCTTGAGGTTTTTGAACGCCGCGAGGGCTTCACTGTCATCCGGCAATCTAAGCACAGTCTGCAGAATACCCGTCAGCTGGTTGCTGTTCAGCCGCTTGAAGCAATTGGTCTGTGAGGGCGTCCAGACTTCACGAACGGATGCGCCCACGTCCTTCATGATCACGTCCATCAGCGGCTTTTTCTGGGTTAGAAACCGGCGGGCAAGGAAGGCTGTGATTTCACCATTGCGCAGTTTCTTCCCTGCTTCGCGGAAAGCTGCAAAAGCCTCGACCTGCCCTTTGGAAGCCATTTCCCGCAATTCAGCCAGCATCTGTTCAGCGGCTTCATCACGTTCACCTCCAAGGCGCGGATCAAGGACAAAGTTGTCCGAGATTTCCGGCGTATTTGGCTGTGCCCAACCATGACCCAGACCCAGAATATCGCGGCTACCGGATGCCGGAGACACATGGAACCCAAACAGATCAAGCAGATATTCGGGCTTCCGCAGAAGTGCCGTTTGTGTCGCCGCCAGCCGGATCGCCACCATGTCGGACACGAATTTTGCGGAAAAGGCAGGTTTCTCCTTTTTGGGTGCAGCGCTCGCGGCAGAGGGTTTCAGAACACCGGCTTCGATAGCCGACTGTTGGTCTTCCGGCTTCACATAAGCAGTTTCGACTGTCAGCACACCCTCACGGTTCACATACACAAAAACGCCAGCATGTGCCTTCTGTTCCTCCGTGAACTGGCCGTTGAGGATGTCCTGCAACCCGTCTAGTTCGGCTTCCGCTTCCTCACTCAACTCGTCTTCACGGTAGAGAGCTTTCAGCTCGTCATAACGTGCGTCTTGTTCTTCGGACAGTTCGCCTGGGACTTTCCTGATGCGCTCGTATTTGGAAAACTCCCCGCTCCAAGTCTCGACATAGGAACCCAAAACTGGTGTCGCCCAATGCCATCCTCCGGTTTCTTTGATTACCTCTGCGGCTTCGGCAAGGGCAGTCTCGAAACACTGGTTCAGGATTTCGGGGCTGTCGAATAGGTCTTCTTCGGTAAACAGGTCGCCGCCGAGTTTCCCGCCTGCGGACACATATGTTTCCTTACCAACAAAAGATGCCCGGCGATCCGACGTTGTGACGCTCTCAGGTTTCAGGGCATCTTTCAGGCGATGGTCAGACCAATTTGCACCGCGCGCCTGTTCCAGCACTTCTAGGCTGCGCTGTTCGTCGTCGGAGATAGTGAAGCAAGCTGCCATGCTCAGGCTGATTTCCTGCGCGGCTAGCGCATCAAGAACCGGGTCCGGCAGATCGGCCAATGCAAGGCGGCGGTAGACGTGTTTTTCCGTTACGCCGAAGTTGGTGGCGATGGCGCTGACCTCTTTCCCCTCTGCGCGCATTTCACCAAAGGTGCGGATTTCCAATGCTGGGGGCAGGTTCTTGCGGACTACGTTTTCCATCTTCGCCCAGTCGGCGGCGGTTTCCCGGTCGGGTGCCAGCATTACCAGCGGGCTTGCCAGTTCGGGGCGAACCTTTGCAAAATCCGGCTTGGTTTCAGCCAGATATTGCAAGGCGCGCAAGCGGGTGCCACCAGCAACAATTTCGGCACCATCCAAGTCCTCGGTGTAACCGGCAAGAGACTGGATCATCCCCTTGGCCCAGAGGGTTCCTGCAAGGTCTTTGATGTCCTTTTCCGGCACGTCCTGACGTGGGTTCATGGGGGAGAGGATCAGTTTCTCCAGCGGAAAGCGGGCTTCTGTTGCTTTGATTTCCTGATGCTTCGACATCTGGGCATTCCTTGTAACGTGGTGAATTTTTGTGTTATTGGTGCCCCAGCCCTTAAGGGCTGAGGCGAGGCCGCTTAGGCGGCTCCGTGTGATTTCAGAAAGGCGAGGCCGATCTTGGCGGAGAGACCTCCCTTTCTGATCAGCGCATAGGCTTCACGCTTGCGCAGATTGATCTGTTCAATGCTCATGATTTCACCTCCCTCCCGGCGCGGTAGCACCTACGGGCTTTCCCGATTTCAGTGTTCGTGAGGCAGGTAGATGGTGAGCACACGCCGCGTGTCGTCATCGTCAAGCGGATCGTCAGCGGCGGCATCATAAGTTTTGTTGTAGAGGCTGATTGCCCAGAAAACTTCCGTGCCGTTGACGTGGACAACACCAAACGAGTGATCACCGCTCGGATCGTTCAATTGGCTAAAGTCCGTGAATTCAGCGACTTCCTTGGTCGCAAGGGAAACAAACAGCATCCCTTTTTCCTCAACGCCACCGCTGAAAATCACCTGCCCCTCATAGGTCTGATGCCCTTGGAATGGGATTGCAGCGCGGAAAGCATCGTTCGCTTCCGCGATTGCAGCAGCTTGAATGGACATGTTGACGACGGCACGGGAACCGCAGGCTGAGCAAGAGTCAGGCACCATAGAAGTCAGCGTTTCCGCTGCTCCGCACCCGTTGCATTGATATAAAGCCATAGTTGGCCTCCTAAGTGGTGATGCGGTGGCCGATGTTCGCCCGACCTATCCGCGTTCGCTTCGGTTTGTTCCAATGGGTCAAGGAAACGACCCATTGGCCCTGACGCCTGCCACCCGCACCCATCCGCGTTTTTCCCCGGAAGGGAGGGGGGGCGACAAAAGAGGTGTGGCGAAGCTTCAGCTGGTTTCGATCCAGCCGAAAAACGGAAGGTTCGCCCGCTTGCGGGTGAAAGCCGTTTTTCTGCTTGAAGGCAGGAAATTCAAAATGTGATCCGCGCACGCGCGGATCTCTTCTGCGCCGTTCGGAGCCGGCTGAAGCCTCAGAACAACTCGTCGCCCCCCTGACCGCCGGGGAAAAGCAGCGCAGCAGACCGCCCATGGCGGGCTGCGATCACGTAAGCAAACATGCCGGGGCAGGGAGGAGCGGGCGCAGCCCGTCGATGCCCTGGCACGACCCCTAGTAAATGCAATCCGCGCGCCCCGCGCGGATTTCTCCTGTCTCTTGCACAAGGCGTAGCGAACGACCGTTACCCGAAGGGCGGAGACAGCCTGTCTTGATCGACCATGCGGCCGCGGCGGCAAGCTGGCTCGGAGAGACAGATTCCGGCGCACTTGGGCCGCAGGGAGAACGGGGCAGGGTGGCTCCGGCCTGGTGCCGCCCGCCGGCGCCAGGCTAGGGCGCGGTTCCGTGCTTCAGCGCGGAATTTGCCCTACATAAGGTATTGAAGGCACACCCCTCCCACATTATTTTGGAAGAGTCGCGGGGCGTTGGCGCAGCCCGGTAGCACCACCTTTTAGGGTTGGTTTGCGGCATAGCATGTAACTGAAGGCTGAGATGTAAGGCTTTCGCCAATTTGCTGAGCTTCTGCGAGCCAGCGCCCTAACAAGGACTGAAGATGTCACCGAACGATGCCTTGCAGGTGGAAGAGGATGAACACGCTGCCCCTCTGCCCACACTTTACATTTTTCTTGATGAAGGTGGAAACTTTGACTTCTCACCGAAAGGTTCGAAGTTTTTCACCCTAACCTGTGTCAGCTTGTACCGACCTTTCACCCTGCACACAGACTTGGACACGTACAAATATGATCTGATTGAACACCGGATTAAACCGCGTCTGGAGATGGAGTATTTCCATTGTGCTGAAGACAATCGTTTCGTGCGTAGCAAGGTTTTTTCCAAGTTGTCAGGTTCAGTCCCGCATGAATCTGTCGACTCCGTGATTGTTGAAAAACGCAAGACCGGGCCGGCCCTTCAGGCACCTGAAAAGTTTTACCCAAAGATGTTGGGCTATCTTGTACGGTACGCTGTTGAGAAGGCAGCTCACGGTGTAGGTGAAGTTGTCGTCATTACCGACAGCATCCCTGTTGCGAAAAAGCGAAAGGCAATTGAGAAGGCTGTAAAGACAACTTTGGCCGCCATGCTACCGAAGGGTACGCCCTACCGGATCATGCACCACGCTTCACGCGCACATTATGGCCTCCAGATAGCGGACTACTTCAACTGGGCGATCTTTCGTAAATGGGAAAACGGTGACACGGCCGCACACACAACCGTAGCCAAGCAAGTCCGAAGTGAATTTGACATCTTCAGGACAGGCACACGGTTCTACTACTGAGGAATTCGACCCCTCCGACTACCGGTGTGGAGAACCCCTTGGGTTCTTATCATCGGAGGGGAACCTTTGCAGCGAACATAGACACTGTGTCGTAAATTTCAACCTAATACCCAGGCTGGCCCCTCAGTGACCTAGGCCAATGTTTGGAATTTCCGGCTCCTGTGGCAGGGTCTGCGGAGCTGGGACATCATTTGCCGATAACCATTCCCGAATGGTCATCCACTTGTCCTGGTGTGAGGGGGGCCATCTCCATTGAAGAAGTTCCCCGGCCTTCCGTTCCAACTCCGGAAACCACTGGATCTTGAGTCGCAGCTTGTGCTTCTTTGCCCATGTTCGGAACATTGGTAGCCAGTCCGCCTCGCCACTGGCCTCCAGGGATGTTTTCA
It encodes the following:
- a CDS encoding type II toxin-antitoxin system VapC family toxin, with translation MKFLLDTNAIIAIIAGNSNVIERLSEFAPRDFGVPSVVMHELYFGAYKSQKVDANLARIEALRFEVLDFSESDGRAAGEIRAELKRQGNPIGPYDVLIAGQAVSRSLVLITHNVKEFRRVPGLLYEDWQS
- a CDS encoding antitoxin, with translation MPNTTEPSRAKVFMTGRSQAVRLPKEFRFSTDEVRIRAEGGKVILEPIEEGWGWLKELHELGPLDQDAVDAATEEVPQQDRPGLDVFE
- a CDS encoding helix-turn-helix domain-containing protein, whose amino-acid sequence is MTQTRFRCRHCGKLSSGRRPQTGRFATDWSFRYPRLHKIDGRVCPGVYEEADWVGPFAAKERGPERIPRDIETTTVGPNPPFGLMVASDLMKYRKGKGAGRCSSFATLPPNLSYYPDQYIEGWQDGRDEKHWIRTSKKERREEISQSRKMFQSFLTIKEELHQRGSSFKEIGRDLGFSPGIVRDTAMGLRMNASVAEAISQRLGEPKSEIWPYYYRDNEQKLKRKPIKQ
- a CDS encoding ParA family protein, with protein sequence MTQVISVVQEKGGAGKSTLLIAIASLMVADGAKVAVIDTDPQHTLSDWAKKESTDVDWAVEEDDERLIPTLRALKKSEPAYDAIFVDTAGFKSAMAVYAINASGLVLIPSKATETDAKGAIKTFRHVTSVADSMDKYIPAYVVMMDVDPATNITAATLESLDDLKIPRLKAMCAHRTGFKEMMSTGRGPEGSAKRSAQTVLAEMQMGGLIDFYGGKDGKA
- a CDS encoding N-6 DNA methylase; protein product: MNPAVKEFVRLLNDIDRSKHRREVFADFCEMSYCALAKKSSPFPDQREALEAQYMSVVARYRDKDDVRKMPEIVGIALGEIGNGGCDFLGMAAGELEVLDARLGQFFTPYEVSRMMAEIALTDVDEKLAEQGFITVQEPAAGAGGMLMAIADVIEGKGHKLETSVWVEAVELSRPTFHMCYVQCAARGLAGKIICGNSLSLEVFTSAYTAAAPVFFAANGDPFAKQKEQAQQAEAEAAQREQQAEAERKNRLATLGDSPAISGQQLTLF
- a CDS encoding ParB/RepB/Spo0J family partition protein; this translates as MSKHQEIKATEARFPLEKLILSPMNPRQDVPEKDIKDLAGTLWAKGMIQSLAGYTEDLDGAEIVAGGTRLRALQYLAETKPDFAKVRPELASPLVMLAPDRETAADWAKMENVVRKNLPPALEIRTFGEMRAEGKEVSAIATNFGVTEKHVYRRLALADLPDPVLDALAAQEISLSMAACFTISDDEQRSLEVLEQARGANWSDHRLKDALKPESVTTSDRRASFVGKETYVSAGGKLGGDLFTEEDLFDSPEILNQCFETALAEAAEVIKETGGWHWATPVLGSYVETWSGEFSKYERIRKVPGELSEEQDARYDELKALYREDELSEEAEAELDGLQDILNGQFTEEQKAHAGVFVYVNREGVLTVETAYVKPEDQQSAIEAGVLKPSAASAAPKKEKPAFSAKFVSDMVAIRLAATQTALLRKPEYLLDLFGFHVSPASGSRDILGLGHGWAQPNTPEISDNFVLDPRLGGERDEAAEQMLAELREMASKGQVEAFAAFREAGKKLRNGEITAFLARRFLTQKKPLMDVIMKDVGASVREVWTPSQTNCFKRLNSNQLTGILQTVLRLPDDSEALAAFKNLKKGKKAEQLHKLFNDADYQEKTGITADQKKCVDAWVPACFED
- a CDS encoding DUF3768 domain-containing protein produces the protein MALYQCNGCGAAETLTSMVPDSCSACGSRAVVNMSIQAAAIAEANDAFRAAIPFQGHQTYEGQVIFSGGVEEKGMLFVSLATKEVAEFTDFSQLNDPSGDHSFGVVHVNGTEVFWAISLYNKTYDAAADDPLDDDDTRRVLTIYLPHEH
- a CDS encoding DUF3800 domain-containing protein, which translates into the protein MSPNDALQVEEDEHAAPLPTLYIFLDEGGNFDFSPKGSKFFTLTCVSLYRPFTLHTDLDTYKYDLIEHRIKPRLEMEYFHCAEDNRFVRSKVFSKLSGSVPHESVDSVIVEKRKTGPALQAPEKFYPKMLGYLVRYAVEKAAHGVGEVVVITDSIPVAKKRKAIEKAVKTTLAAMLPKGTPYRIMHHASRAHYGLQIADYFNWAIFRKWENGDTAAHTTVAKQVRSEFDIFRTGTRFYY